Genomic segment of Deltaproteobacteria bacterium:
CCTGCCGGGACGGATGGATCCGGAGGCCGTCGTCGAAGCCGTTGACCCCAAAAAGGACGTCGACGGGTTCCATCCCTACAACAGGGGAAGACTGTTCACTGGCACCCCTTACCATAGTGCCTGCACCCCACTGGGGATCATCGAGCTGCTTGACCGGTACGATATCGGCATCGAGGGCAAGGAGGCGGTCATCGTGGGAAGAAGCAACATCGTGGGAAAACCCCTCGCCCTGATGCTTCTCAGAAGACATGCCACCATTACGGTCTGTCACACGCGCACGCGGGACCTCGGCTCCGTCACGGCGAGAGCCGACATTCTGGTGGCGGCGGCCGGCAGTGCCGAGATGATCACCCCCGAGATGGTAAAGGATGGCGCCGTCGTGATCGACGTGGGGATGAACCGGACGCCCGAGGGCCGGCTGACGGGCGATGTGGCGAAAACGGTTGCCGGCAAGGCTTCCTATATAACACCCGTGCCGGGCGGTGTCGGCCCCATGACCATCGCCATGCTGCTTTCAAACACGCTGCAGGCAGCGGAAAGCAGCCCTGACGTCCGATAGGGAAAGCGGACCCGGAGGGGAAAAGAGACAAAAGGAGGGAGATATGACGGGAAACATTTTCTGGCTCGGCCACTCGAGCATCAGGATAAACGGAGAAAAGATCATTTATATCGATCCCTGGAAGATCAGGGGCGAGCAGAAAGCCGACCTCGTGCTCATCAGTCATTCCCATGATGATCACCTTTCTCCGGCGGATGTAAAGAAGGTACAGACGCCCGATACGGTCATCATCACCACTGGGGACTGCGCCGGCAGGCTTTCGGGAACGGTCAGGGTCATCACGCCCGGCGGGACCATCACCGTTGATAACGTATCCGTCGAAGCCGTGCCGTCCTACAATCCGTCGAAACCGTTTCATCCGAAGCACAACAACTGGGTCGGGTTCATCATCACCATGGATGGGACCAGGATCTACTATTGCGGTGACACCGATTACATCCCCGAGATGGATGCGATACAAGCGGACATCGTCATCGCGCCCGTCGGCGGGACCTACACGATGACGGCCGAGGAAGCCGCGCGCATGGTGAACATCATAGGGCCGAAGGCGGCGATCCCGATCCATTACGGCGACATCGTCGGATCGATCGAGGACGCCGAGAGATTCCGTGAGCTCTGTGACTGCCCCGTGGATATAAAGCCGGTCGTCCAAGGATGATCATCCCTTATACGAAGCCGTTCTGCATGAAAAAACACATACGAATATCTGCTCATGGAAGCCATCACTTTTCATCGGCCCGAAACGTTATGGTCAGTGGCAAAGGGGCAAAGCGACAGAGCGACAAAGTGAACATCGTGAAACCTGTGATATCAAGTGTTCCTTAAGTTCCCCCTTTGCAAAGGGAGGAGAAAACCCTTGAATTCCCAAAAACGTTTCAATGGCCGCTCCTGAGAGAATGCTTCCGTGAATAAAGTTCCGGGCTTTAAAAAAATTGTGAGAGCACGCTTGACAGGATGGAAATCATGCATATGTTAGTGGTGCTCATCGAAAAATCAATAGAAACCATTGGTTTATTACATTGCAAGAAAGGAGATTTGAAAGGATGAAGATCAGGCCATTGCATGACAGGATCATTGTTAAGCGATTGCAGGAAGAGGAAAAGACAAAGGGCGGGATAATCATTCCCGACAGCGCGAAGGAAAAACCGATGGAGGGTGAGGTCATCGCCGTCGGTCCCGGGAAGCGCACGGAAGATGGTAAGTTGATAAAGGTCGATGTGAAGGCCGGTGACCGGGTCCTCTTCAGCAAATACGCGGGAACGGAAGTGAAGATTGACGACGTGGAACATCTCATCATGCGGGAAGATGATATCCTGGGAGTTATTGAAAAGTAAAAAGCGTAAAGGAGGAAGTTTTTAATGGGTGCTAAAATTTTGCAATATGATGAGGAGGCCAGGAAGTCTATCCTCCGTGGCGTCAATGCTCTTGCCGATGCGGTAAAAGTAACCCTTGGACCCAAGGGACGAAACGTCATCCTTGAAAAGACATTCGGTTCACCGACCGTAACAAAGGACGGTGTCACCGTCGCGAAAGAGATCGAGCTGGAAGACAAGTTTGAGAATATGGGTGCCCAGATGGTGCGGGAAGTGGCGAGCAAGACCAGTGACGTCGCCGGTGACGGGACCACGACGGCCACGATCCTCGCCCAGGCCATTTACCGGGAAGGTGTCAAGGCGGTTGCCGCCGGAAGCAATCCCATGGAGGTCAAGAGGGGTATCGACAAGGCGGTTGAACTGGTCGTGGCGGAGCTGAAGAAGCTCAGCAAACCGACGAAGGACCAGAAAGAGATCGCCCAGGTGGGAACCATTTCGGCCAACAATGATGACACGATCGGCAATATCATCGCCGAGGCCATGGGCAAGGTCGGCAAGGAAGGCGTCATCACCGTGGAAGAGGCGAAAAGCCTGCAGACAGAACTCGAGGTCGTGGAAGGCATGCAGTTCGATCGTGGATATATTTCCCCCTACTTCGTGACCAATGCCGAAAAGATGGAAGCGAACCTGGAAGATCCTTTCATCCTTATCCATGACAAGAAGATCGGCAACATGAAAGATCTCCTTCCCATCCTTGAAAATATCGCCAAGATGGGCAAACCGCTCCTCCTCATCGCCGAAGATGTGGAGGGCGAAGCCCTTGCCACGCTGGTCGTCAACAAGATCCGCGGGACCCTTCATGTAGCGGCCGTCAAGGCCCCCGGTTTTGGTGACCGCAGGAAGGCCATGCTGGAAGATATCGCCATTCTGACCGGCGGGAAGGTCATTTCCGAAGAAATGGGATCGAAACTGGAAACGGCGCGACTCGAAGATATGGGAACGGCCAAGCGTATCGTCATCGACAAGGACAACACCACGATCATCGACGGTGCCGGTGACCGGGCAAGCCTTGAGGGCAGGGTCAAACAGATCCGCGCGCAGATCGAGGAGACCACTTCCGATTACGATCGTGAAAAGCTCCAGGAACGCCTGGCGAAACTGGTCGGCGGTGTAGCCGTGATCAGGGTCGGCGCGGCCACGGAGACGGAAATGAAAGAGAAGAAAGCCCGTGTCGAGGACGCCCTGAACGCGACCCGCGCGGCCGTCGAAGAAGGGATCATCCCCGGTGGCGGTGTCGCCCTGGTGCGGACCATCCCCGCCCTCGACAAGCTGAAGCTGACCGGCGACCAGCAGGTCGGTGTGAACATAATCAAAAAGGCGGTGGAAGAGCCCCTTCGAATGATAGCCCAGAACGCGGGCCATGAGGGGTCCATCGTTGTCGAAAAGGTGAAAAGCCGAAAAGGCGACTTCGGGTTCAACGCGCAGACCGACAAGTATGATAATCTCATGAAGATCGGCGTCATCGATCCCACGAAGGTGGCACGGTTCGCCATTCAGAACGCCTCCAGCGTGGCGTCGCTGATGCTCACCACGCAGTGCATGGTCGCGGAGAAACCGAAAGAGGAACCGCCCATGCCCCCCATGCCTCCCGGAGGCGGAATGGGTGGAATGATGTAAGACCGGCATTCCGGTAAAAAGTCAGAAACATAACGTAACGAAAAAGCCCCGTTACCGGCAGGAACGGGGCTTTTTGCGTTCCGTCAAAATGGACGTTCTGCGGAGTCGTCAAAGATATTGCCTATAAAAGATGAAGTATGCTAAGAGAGGCGGAATAAAAATGACCGGGAGAAGTACATGGATTACAAGGATACGTTGAATCTGCCGAAAACATCATTTCCCATGAAAGCCAACCTGGCGCAGAAGGAGCCGGAAATGCTCAAGCGCTGGGAAGAAATGGATATCTATAAAAAGATCAGGGATATTTCAAAAGGAAGGGAATCATATATTCTGCATGACGGGCCGCCCTATGCCAACGGCGATATCCATCTCGGCACGGCCCTGAACAAGATCATCAAGGATATCGTGGTCAAGTCAAAGAACATGTCGGGGTTTGACAGCATTTACGTCCCGGGCTGGGACTGCCACGGACTTCCCATCGAGCACCAGGTGGACCTGAAGCTCGGTGACAAGCAGTATACCCTCTCACAGGGAGAAAAGCGGCGGCTCTGCCGGGACTACGCCGAACGGTTCGTAAATATCCAGCGCAAGCAGTTCAAGCGATTCGGTGTTTTCGGTGAGTGGGACAATCCCTATGTGACCATGAGCTATGACTATGAGGCGCGGACCGTCGAGGAGTTCGGGGAACTCTTCCTCAAGGGGGATATCTACAAGGGTGAGAAACCGGTGTACTGGTGCGCCTCCTGTAAAACGGCACTTGCCGAGGCGGAAGTGGAGTACGCCGATCATTCGACCCCGTCCATTTACGTAAAGTTCCCCGTCATATCCGACATTTCGTCGGTGCTGCCGAAACTCGCCGGTGAAAAGGTTTTTGTGGTCATCTGGACCACCACCCCCTGGACGATACCCGCCAATCTGGCCATCGCCTTTCACAAGGATTTCGATTATGTGGCCGTCAAGGTCCGCGGCGATGTGCTCATATTCGCCAAGGAACTGATGGATTACTGCATGGACGCCTTCGGATATCGCGACGAACCCTATGAGATACTTGATGAGTTCAACGGCTCCGTCGTGGAGGGACAGAAGTGCAGGCATCCCTTCATCGACCGCGAGAGCGTGCTGATCCTGGCACCCTTCGTCACCCTTGACGCCGGAACGGGGACCGTCCACATCGCCCCCGGCCACGGCCAGGAAGACTATGAGATAGCGCTGGAATACGGTCTCGAAGTGTACGCCCCCGTCGATGACGATGGAAATTTCACGAAAGACGTCGATTTCTTCGCCGGCCAGTTCGTCTTTGATGCGAACGACGCCGTCAACGAAAAGCTGAAGGAGGTCGGGGCGCTCCTGGGTCTGCACAGCATGGAGCATCAATACCCGCACTGCTGGCGCTGCAAGAACCCGATCATCTTCAGGTCGACGGAACAGTGGTTCGTCTCGATGGAGGCGAATAATCTTCGCCGCCGTGCCCTTGACGCGATCGACCAGGTCACATGGGTCCCCGCCTGGGGCCGTGACCGTATCTACGGCATGATAGAAAACCGCCCGGACTGGTGTATTTCACGCCAGCGCCTCTGGGGCGTCCCTCTGACGATATTCTATTGCAGGAACTGTGGAAAATACTTGGTGACGAAGGAGATCATGGACCACGTGGTGGCCCTTGTCAGGGAACACGGCGCCGATGTCTGGTTCGACCGAGAGGCCGGTGACCTCCTCCCGGAAGGGACCGTCTGTCCAGAGTGCGGCGGCGGTGACTTCAAAAAGGAAATGAATATCCTTGATGTCTGGTTCGACTCAGGCGTGAGCCACGCGGCCGTTCTGGAAAACAATAAGGCTTGGAAAGGCCTGCGGTCGCCCGCCGACATCTATCTCGAGGGCAGCGACCAGCACCGGGGCTGGTTTCATTCGTCGCTGCTCGAGTCCGTGGGGACCCGGGACCGGGCACCCTACCGGACGGTTCTCACCCACGGGTTCGTCGTCGACGGCGATGGGAAGAAGATGTCCAAGTCGATGGGAAATTTTGTCGATCCCCAGGTCCTGGTCGATCAGTATGGTGCCGAAATACTGCGGCTCTGGGTGGCCGCAGAGGATTATACCGTTGATATCCGTATCTCCGAAGAAATACTCAAGCGTCTCGTCGAAGCCTACCGGCGTATTCGCAACACCAGCCGCTACATCCTGGGCAACCTCTATGACTTCGACTGTACGGCCGACAGTGTGCCCTATGAGGAAATGGAAGAGATCGACCGGTGGATCCTGCACCGGCTTCAGGAGATCATCAGGCGCGTGCGCGGTGCCTATGAAAATTATCAGTATCACATGGTGTACTATCTCCTCTATAATTTCTGTACCGTAGACCTCAGCGCTCTGTACCTGGATGTTCTGAAAGACCGCCTGTATACGTCACGGGCGACCTCGACGGAGCGGCGGTCGGCCCAGACGGCCATGCATATCATTCTCGATGCCATGGCCCGCCTGCTTGCCCCGATCCTGACCTTCACGTCCGAGGAAATATGGCAGAGCCTTCCTCTCTGTGAGGGAAAGATGGAAAGCGTTCACATGACGCAGTTTCCGGAAGAGGACGAATGCTATATCGATGCCGATCTCGGTGAGCGATGGAAAACGCTCATCGGGGTGAAATGGGAGGTCTCAAAGGCAACGGAACTGGCGCGACAGAAAAAGATCATCGGTCATTCACTCGATTGCCGGGTGGAAATGGACGCGCCGGAAAAGCTGCGCGACCTTCTGGAAAAATACCTGCCGAGCCTCAGATCGCTTCTGATCGTATCCCAGGTTGAACTGACCGATCGGAAGGGAATCGCCGAACCTTATGAAAGCGCCGAATATGAAGGCCTTGTTATCGGCGTGTCCCGGGCCCGGGGTGAAAAATGCAACCGCTGCTGGAATTACAGCGAAACGGTCGGGACCGATGCGGAGCATCCCGAGATCTGCGAACGGTGTCGGAGCAACCTCTGAAAACAGGGGGGATGGCACGTCCGTCTTCATGGAATTCGGAAAGGCTGTGATATATTCCTTCGGAGGCATCTGATATGAAAACGAAGTATTTTGTGTTCTTTGTGACCCTGCTGGCCGTCGTTCTCCTCGATCAGTTCCTGAAACTCTATATCAGCTCGCATTTCTGGCCCCATGAATCGGTCAGTATCATTCCGGGATTCCTTGATCTCACCTACGTGAAGAACCCGGGAGCCGCTTTCGGCTTTCTTGCCGACGCGCCACCCGTTTTCCGATCCTTCTTCCTGATCATTGTTACCCTGATCGCCATGATCCTGATCCTCTATTTCATCGCCAAGAGCAAGGCGCGGGAGGTCCTGCTGACCTTCTCGCTCTCTCTCATCATGGGAGGGGCCCTCGGCAATCTGATAGACCGGGTACGATACGGAGAAGTGATCGATTTTCTTGACTTCTATATCGCTTCTTATCACTGGCCCGCGTTCAATATCGCCGATACGGCCATCACGATCGGGGCACTGCTGCTTCTTTACGAAATATTCAGGCGAAGGGCATAGTCCCCGCGAAGCGGCACCTGAAGGACCATGGCGGGGAAATCCACCGCGGGACCGCGCGGCGCCTCTCATTCCGGCAGAATGATCGTTACGTCAAGATATTTTCGTCCCCACTCGAGGGCATCGTCGTGGCTGCGGAAAAAGATATCGATGTGATCGCCCTGTATGGCGGTGCCCCGGTCATGCACAACTCCCCATCCATAGCCGGGGACATACATCCGCGTGCCGAAGGGATATTTGGGATCGGCCGCGATGGTCCCGGGCCGTGCCCGTGAACCGTCGGCCGTCATGCCCACGATTTTACGCTCCCCCTTGCGGGGGCCGTAGGCATGCACGGGCGGACCGATGCAGCCGTATTTCCGTTCCCACCCGCAGGATTCCGGACCCGCGTCATAAGCGGTGACGAGCATGGTGCGAACGATCTTTCTGTGCCGGGCGTGTTTCGGCAGGGAACAGCACCCGCCGACCAGTGTGATAATGGCGGTAAGGATGATGATCCTGGCTGTCGCGGTCGATCGGAATCGTCTCATGGCACCCCCTTACCGCATAAGGCTCGGCAGGAAGAGCGCGATCTGGGGAAAGGGGATCAGCAGCAGTGTTCCGACGATGAGGGCGATCAGGAGGGGCATCACGCCTTTGAAGATAACATGGAGCGGGACGTCCCGGGCGACGCCGCTGACGATATAGACATTGATACCCACAGGAGGGGTGATGACGCCGATCTGTGTGATGAGAACGATGATGACGCCGAACCATATGGGATCGTAGTTGAGGTAGAGAATGACGGGATAGAAGATGGGAATGGTCAGCATGACCAGTGCCAGGGCGTCGATGAAACAGCCGCCGACGAGGTAGAGGGCAATGATGATGAGGATGATGAAAAACCTCGGCAGATCGATGCCCGCTATCCAGGTGGCGATGTCGAAGGGGATGCGGGTCACCGCGAGAAAGTGACCGAAGATGGTGGCGCCGGCCACGATCACCATGACCATGCAGGTGATGCGGGTCGTCTCGAAAAGGGAAGTGGCAAACCCCTTCAAGCTCAGGTTGCGCCGTATCACTGCCAGGAGCAGGGTTCCAAAGGCCCCGATCGCTCCCGCCTCGGTAGGCGTGAAAAAACCCACGAAGAGACCTCCCATGACGAGCACGAACAGGATCAGGGTCTCCAGGACGCCTGACAGTGATTCAAGTCGTTCCCTGAACGATGCCCGCGGTCCCCGGGGCCCCAGGTCCGGCCTGAGGCTGGCCCATATGAGGATCGTGATGACAAAAAGAACGGTCAGGAGTAATCCCGGCAGAATTCCAGCCATGAACAGCTTGCCGATGGACTGCTCCGTGAGAATGCCGTAAACGATGAATATAACGCTCGGGGGGATCAGGATGCCAAGGCTTCCCCCGGCGGCGATCACTCCCGTGGCAAGTTCCGGTTTATAATTATAGCGTTTCATCTCCGGAAGGGTCACTGCCGCCATGGCGGCCGCCGTCGCGTTCGTTGAACCGCAGATCGCCGCGAAGGCGGCACAGGCGCCGATTGCCGCTATCGCCAGCCCGCCGGGCCAGTGACCGATGAACTTGTATGCGGAATCGAAAAGTCGCTTACTGATGCCGGAATGGTACGCGAGCTGGCCCATGAGCACGAACAGGGGGATCACCGTCAGATTGTAGGAGCCGAAAACAGAATAGATGTCCTTGGCGATGAGGTTCAGAGAGGCGTCAAAGGAAACGAGATACCCGAAGCCGAGGAACCCGATGACGGCCATAACGAATCCCACAGGCATCCGCGAAAAGATAAAGATGAACAGAGCAACGATTCCGATCAGGCCGATGACGGTGGGGTTCATGAAAGCACCTTTTTCAGTGATGCGGCGATCTCCTTTATGAGTACCAGACAGACGACGGCGCACCCGAGGGAGATTCCGAAGGCAAAGGGATAGATCGGCAACTGGATCGTGAGGGATACCTCGCCGGTTGCTCGGAGGCTCAACCCGTACATGAAGCTCTGCCACGATATGATCCCGAAGAGAAGCATGCTGATGATGCCGTTGACGGCGTCAATGGCGTTCTGCACCCGCTTCGAGAATCGCTGGACGAGAAATTCCACGGCGATGTGACCACCCTGCAGGGTCGTGTAAGCAAGGGCAAAGGCCACGACCACCGTTCCCAGCAGGCTGACGATCTCATAGGTGCCGGGGATGGGGTGCCGGAAAAGGCGAAGCACCACGTCGCAGCAGGTCAGCAGCATCATGACCGTCAATGCCGCCGCCGCGACCCAGTTGAAGACATCTGAAAGAATGCCGACAGGTTTTTCAAAGTGAAGCATGGCTCGCTCTCCCGCGCTCCCCGTATTGGGAGGTCAGGCGCCCCGGCGCACTGCCCTGCGCACGGGGAGCCGTGACCTCTGGAATATGCCAGACACCGATCTCTCTCAAAAGATCGAAAACAGTATCAGTTGATGCGGCTTTGTGAAAAGTGCCAGAAGCGCACCGAAGCATATGGACTTTTAACGAAGTCGCTATTACTTCCTGTTCTTTCCTATCAGACGCTGAACCTCCTCAACGGCCTGCTTCCCGGGGAGGTTCTTCTCTTCCGCGCCCGATATGTATTCATCGATAACGGGCCGGACCGCCGCTACCCACCGTTTGCTTTCCTCGTCGGTGAGTGAAAGGATCTCATTTCCCCTTTCGAGCGTGAACTTCCGTCCTTCGTCATCGCTCGAATCCCAGACCTTCCCATGGATGTCGACCCATTCGCGGCTTATCCCGTCCATGATGTCACGGATATCCTGGGGGAGCGAGTTCCATTTATCCTTGTTCATGACCACGAACATGGCGGTTGTGTATCCCACGCTGTTGCAATCGGTGGTGTATTTGATCACTTCGGCCTGTTTCCATCCCTTGAGCGTCTCGATGGGAG
This window contains:
- the folD gene encoding bifunctional methylenetetrahydrofolate dehydrogenase/methenyltetrahydrofolate cyclohydrolase FolD, translated to MAVIIDGKKAAEDIRNEIREKAARIRETRGITPGLAVILVGDDPASQIYVRNKEKACAAAGFLSRQYRLPGDTQQDVVIDLVQELNRDADIHGILVQLPLPGRMDPEAVVEAVDPKKDVDGFHPYNRGRLFTGTPYHSACTPLGIIELLDRYDIGIEGKEAVIVGRSNIVGKPLALMLLRRHATITVCHTRTRDLGSVTARADILVAAAGSAEMITPEMVKDGAVVIDVGMNRTPEGRLTGDVAKTVAGKASYITPVPGGVGPMTIAMLLSNTLQAAESSPDVR
- a CDS encoding MBL fold metallo-hydrolase, encoding MTGNIFWLGHSSIRINGEKIIYIDPWKIRGEQKADLVLISHSHDDHLSPADVKKVQTPDTVIITTGDCAGRLSGTVRVITPGGTITVDNVSVEAVPSYNPSKPFHPKHNNWVGFIITMDGTRIYYCGDTDYIPEMDAIQADIVIAPVGGTYTMTAEEAARMVNIIGPKAAIPIHYGDIVGSIEDAERFRELCDCPVDIKPVVQG
- the groES gene encoding co-chaperone GroES; its protein translation is MKIRPLHDRIIVKRLQEEEKTKGGIIIPDSAKEKPMEGEVIAVGPGKRTEDGKLIKVDVKAGDRVLFSKYAGTEVKIDDVEHLIMREDDILGVIEK
- the groL gene encoding chaperonin GroEL (60 kDa chaperone family; promotes refolding of misfolded polypeptides especially under stressful conditions; forms two stacked rings of heptamers to form a barrel-shaped 14mer; ends can be capped by GroES; misfolded proteins enter the barrel where they are refolded when GroES binds) — encoded protein: MGAKILQYDEEARKSILRGVNALADAVKVTLGPKGRNVILEKTFGSPTVTKDGVTVAKEIELEDKFENMGAQMVREVASKTSDVAGDGTTTATILAQAIYREGVKAVAAGSNPMEVKRGIDKAVELVVAELKKLSKPTKDQKEIAQVGTISANNDDTIGNIIAEAMGKVGKEGVITVEEAKSLQTELEVVEGMQFDRGYISPYFVTNAEKMEANLEDPFILIHDKKIGNMKDLLPILENIAKMGKPLLLIAEDVEGEALATLVVNKIRGTLHVAAVKAPGFGDRRKAMLEDIAILTGGKVISEEMGSKLETARLEDMGTAKRIVIDKDNTTIIDGAGDRASLEGRVKQIRAQIEETTSDYDREKLQERLAKLVGGVAVIRVGAATETEMKEKKARVEDALNATRAAVEEGIIPGGGVALVRTIPALDKLKLTGDQQVGVNIIKKAVEEPLRMIAQNAGHEGSIVVEKVKSRKGDFGFNAQTDKYDNLMKIGVIDPTKVARFAIQNASSVASLMLTTQCMVAEKPKEEPPMPPMPPGGGMGGMM
- the ileS gene encoding isoleucine--tRNA ligase; translation: MDYKDTLNLPKTSFPMKANLAQKEPEMLKRWEEMDIYKKIRDISKGRESYILHDGPPYANGDIHLGTALNKIIKDIVVKSKNMSGFDSIYVPGWDCHGLPIEHQVDLKLGDKQYTLSQGEKRRLCRDYAERFVNIQRKQFKRFGVFGEWDNPYVTMSYDYEARTVEEFGELFLKGDIYKGEKPVYWCASCKTALAEAEVEYADHSTPSIYVKFPVISDISSVLPKLAGEKVFVVIWTTTPWTIPANLAIAFHKDFDYVAVKVRGDVLIFAKELMDYCMDAFGYRDEPYEILDEFNGSVVEGQKCRHPFIDRESVLILAPFVTLDAGTGTVHIAPGHGQEDYEIALEYGLEVYAPVDDDGNFTKDVDFFAGQFVFDANDAVNEKLKEVGALLGLHSMEHQYPHCWRCKNPIIFRSTEQWFVSMEANNLRRRALDAIDQVTWVPAWGRDRIYGMIENRPDWCISRQRLWGVPLTIFYCRNCGKYLVTKEIMDHVVALVREHGADVWFDREAGDLLPEGTVCPECGGGDFKKEMNILDVWFDSGVSHAAVLENNKAWKGLRSPADIYLEGSDQHRGWFHSSLLESVGTRDRAPYRTVLTHGFVVDGDGKKMSKSMGNFVDPQVLVDQYGAEILRLWVAAEDYTVDIRISEEILKRLVEAYRRIRNTSRYILGNLYDFDCTADSVPYEEMEEIDRWILHRLQEIIRRVRGAYENYQYHMVYYLLYNFCTVDLSALYLDVLKDRLYTSRATSTERRSAQTAMHIILDAMARLLAPILTFTSEEIWQSLPLCEGKMESVHMTQFPEEDECYIDADLGERWKTLIGVKWEVSKATELARQKKIIGHSLDCRVEMDAPEKLRDLLEKYLPSLRSLLIVSQVELTDRKGIAEPYESAEYEGLVIGVSRARGEKCNRCWNYSETVGTDAEHPEICERCRSNL
- a CDS encoding lipoprotein signal peptidase — translated: MKTKYFVFFVTLLAVVLLDQFLKLYISSHFWPHESVSIIPGFLDLTYVKNPGAAFGFLADAPPVFRSFFLIIVTLIAMILILYFIAKSKAREVLLTFSLSLIMGGALGNLIDRVRYGEVIDFLDFYIASYHWPAFNIADTAITIGALLLLYEIFRRRA
- a CDS encoding 3D domain-containing protein codes for the protein MRRFRSTATARIIILTAIITLVGGCCSLPKHARHRKIVRTMLVTAYDAGPESCGWERKYGCIGPPVHAYGPRKGERKIVGMTADGSRARPGTIAADPKYPFGTRMYVPGYGWGVVHDRGTAIQGDHIDIFFRSHDDALEWGRKYLDVTIILPE
- a CDS encoding TRAP transporter large permease, yielding MNPTVIGLIGIVALFIFIFSRMPVGFVMAVIGFLGFGYLVSFDASLNLIAKDIYSVFGSYNLTVIPLFVLMGQLAYHSGISKRLFDSAYKFIGHWPGGLAIAAIGACAAFAAICGSTNATAAAMAAVTLPEMKRYNYKPELATGVIAAGGSLGILIPPSVIFIVYGILTEQSIGKLFMAGILPGLLLTVLFVITILIWASLRPDLGPRGPRASFRERLESLSGVLETLILFVLVMGGLFVGFFTPTEAGAIGAFGTLLLAVIRRNLSLKGFATSLFETTRITCMVMVIVAGATIFGHFLAVTRIPFDIATWIAGIDLPRFFIILIIIALYLVGGCFIDALALVMLTIPIFYPVILYLNYDPIWFGVIIVLITQIGVITPPVGINVYIVSGVARDVPLHVIFKGVMPLLIALIVGTLLLIPFPQIALFLPSLMR
- a CDS encoding TRAP transporter small permease, which translates into the protein MLHFEKPVGILSDVFNWVAAAALTVMMLLTCCDVVLRLFRHPIPGTYEIVSLLGTVVVAFALAYTTLQGGHIAVEFLVQRFSKRVQNAIDAVNGIISMLLFGIISWQSFMYGLSLRATGEVSLTIQLPIYPFAFGISLGCAVVCLVLIKEIAASLKKVLS